The Sporomusa termitida genome has a window encoding:
- a CDS encoding CoA transferase subunit A: protein MSKVISMKQAIDKIQDSSVIMIGGFLAVGTPEGLIDAVVSRGYKDLTIIANDTGFPDKGIGKLVVNRQVKKAIVSHVGTNPETGRQMNANELEVELSPQGTLIERIRSGGAGLGGVLTPTGVGTVVAAGKPTITIDGREFLLEKPLRADVALVKAHKADTAGNLVFRMSTRNFNPQIATAAAVVIAEVEKIVPVGEIAPDEVMVPGIFITSIVQA from the coding sequence ATGTCTAAGGTAATCAGTATGAAACAGGCAATAGACAAAATACAAGATTCGTCTGTTATCATGATTGGGGGATTTTTAGCGGTTGGAACGCCGGAAGGTTTAATTGATGCTGTGGTTAGCAGAGGCTATAAAGACCTTACTATCATCGCCAATGACACTGGCTTTCCGGATAAGGGGATTGGCAAACTGGTTGTTAACCGCCAAGTGAAAAAGGCCATTGTTTCTCATGTTGGCACAAACCCCGAAACCGGCCGCCAAATGAATGCTAATGAACTGGAAGTGGAATTATCGCCGCAGGGAACCTTGATTGAACGCATACGGTCAGGCGGTGCCGGTCTGGGCGGCGTGCTCACACCAACCGGTGTGGGCACGGTTGTGGCCGCAGGCAAGCCGACCATAACCATCGACGGCCGCGAATTTTTACTGGAAAAACCCCTGCGGGCAGATGTTGCCCTGGTAAAAGCCCATAAAGCCGACACTGCGGGCAATCTGGTATTTAGAATGTCAACACGTAATTTTAATCCCCAAATCGCTACGGCAGCCGCTGTTGTTATTGCGGAAGTGGAAAAAATCGTGCCTGTGGGAGAGATAGCTCCTGATGAGGTTATGGTGCCGGGAATCTTTATTACCAGCATCGTGCAAGCTTAG
- a CDS encoding ABC transporter ATP-binding protein: protein MGSVLQVENLGISFGNHAVLKALTFAVQENEVLGVIGPNGAGKTVLLNILTGILQPTQGAISFYGENIIHKTITQRCRMGFGRTFQIPRPFEKMTVFENIVVGAVYGSRMSEAKAKGKAREIIEISGLGSKEDWFAGKLGLLDRKRLEIARALAGNTKLLLLDEVAGGLTDLEVTDILAIVKTVKAQGISIVWIEHVLRTMYEGTDRILCLAEGRNIACDLPAVVMQSPAVHNVYLGAVEA from the coding sequence GTGGGTTCAGTGTTGCAGGTTGAGAATCTAGGCATATCTTTTGGCAATCATGCTGTACTTAAAGCACTTACTTTTGCTGTACAGGAGAATGAGGTCTTAGGGGTAATAGGGCCGAATGGGGCCGGAAAAACAGTGCTGCTAAATATTTTAACAGGCATTTTACAACCTACCCAGGGAGCGATTTCTTTTTATGGAGAAAACATTATTCATAAAACGATAACACAGCGTTGCCGAATGGGCTTTGGCCGTACATTCCAGATCCCCCGGCCATTCGAAAAAATGACTGTATTTGAAAACATTGTGGTGGGAGCCGTATATGGCAGCCGCATGAGTGAGGCGAAAGCCAAGGGCAAAGCCCGCGAAATCATTGAGATAAGCGGACTCGGTAGCAAGGAGGACTGGTTTGCCGGGAAATTGGGACTGTTAGATCGAAAAAGACTGGAAATTGCCCGGGCGCTGGCTGGCAATACCAAGCTTTTATTACTTGACGAAGTCGCCGGCGGGCTTACCGATTTAGAGGTTACGGATATTCTTGCTATTGTAAAAACGGTTAAGGCGCAAGGTATTAGTATTGTCTGGATAGAGCATGTATTAAGAACCATGTATGAAGGTACTGACAGGATATTATGTCTGGCGGAAGGAAGAAACATTGCTTGCGATTTGCCGGCGGTAGTCATGCAATCCCCGGCAGTACATAACGTGTATTTAGGGGCGGTGGAAGCATGA
- a CDS encoding cupin domain-containing protein, which yields MKKVELKDVKPYQAPKHFNMVALKLHGKEETGAQMFWMGLSHFLPAGGAEYDASPVEKIYFVLEGEVTVTTKTEKVVLQAWDSIYIGANEGREIINETNKPASMLVVMNYPEA from the coding sequence ATGAAGAAGGTCGAATTAAAGGATGTAAAGCCGTACCAGGCACCCAAGCACTTCAATATGGTTGCTCTGAAATTGCACGGGAAGGAGGAAACCGGGGCGCAGATGTTCTGGATGGGTCTGTCGCATTTCCTGCCAGCCGGTGGCGCTGAATATGATGCATCTCCAGTCGAGAAAATCTATTTTGTCCTTGAAGGCGAAGTAACTGTTACTACCAAGACGGAAAAAGTCGTTTTGCAGGCCTGGGATTCTATTTACATTGGGGCCAATGAAGGCAGAGAAATTATTAATGAAACTAATAAACCGGCAAGCATGCTGGTGGTTATGAACTACCCGGAAGCATAA
- a CDS encoding LysR family transcriptional regulator — MDIQKLKYFVSVAESLSFTEAAAQHGISQSAISQQISELEKQLDTQLIVRNKRPLQLSWAGKILLEESHALIAAANEALKKIQLAARGMTGYLKVGFLGGIEKVFLPQAVRDFRKNFPSIHVSLHQYNWAEINEALMREELDIGFTLSHNLEKFPDLIGKSLRSDVLCAAIHINHPLASQEMINVADLANESFVLFTRKADYLLNDLTYQICSENGFTPNVVNQSRDLSALLFMVEASLGIMIVPGPVREVASPDLRLIELNTRHKHFDVMVVWNRNNLNTSIPVFVKHLTSYPLPK, encoded by the coding sequence ACATGGCATATCCCAGTCGGCAATAAGTCAACAGATCTCCGAATTAGAGAAACAGCTGGACACACAATTGATTGTCCGTAATAAACGCCCGCTGCAGTTAAGCTGGGCTGGCAAGATACTGCTGGAGGAGTCTCACGCCCTGATTGCAGCAGCTAACGAGGCATTAAAAAAAATACAGCTGGCCGCAAGGGGAATGACCGGTTATCTTAAAGTTGGTTTTCTGGGAGGAATCGAAAAGGTTTTTTTGCCACAGGCAGTCAGAGACTTTAGAAAAAACTTTCCTAGCATTCACGTAAGCTTGCATCAATATAACTGGGCGGAAATTAATGAAGCGCTGATGAGAGAAGAATTAGATATTGGCTTCACCCTTTCCCACAATCTCGAAAAATTTCCTGATCTGATTGGCAAAAGCCTGCGCAGCGATGTGCTTTGCGCAGCCATCCACATCAATCACCCCCTGGCCTCCCAGGAAATGATTAATGTCGCCGATTTAGCCAATGAGTCCTTTGTCCTATTTACGCGCAAGGCCGACTATCTCTTAAATGATTTAACCTATCAAATATGCTCGGAAAACGGGTTTACACCAAATGTAGTAAATCAAAGCCGGGATCTGTCAGCTTTACTGTTTATGGTCGAGGCCAGCTTAGGGATAATGATTGTTCCCGGTCCTGTCCGCGAAGTTGCCAGTCCAGACCTTCGCCTAATCGAGCTTAATACCCGGCATAAGCATTTTGACGTTATGGTCGTCTGGAACCGCAACAACTTAAATACTTCAATCCCGGTGTTTGTTAAGCATTTGACCAGTTATCCCCTGCCGAAATAA
- a CDS encoding branched-chain amino acid ABC transporter permease → MEIIQSVLNGILLGGLYAIIGIGMSLIFGIMGLTNLAHGDFIIVGTFICMILASQLVGSLWLALVITILVMTVMGFLIQNFLINKVLDKGPEPALLTTFGVSICLSNALLLFFGADARSINVSFATANIAATELISVPAVYSVNFIAAICVIVTLHYVLNHTYLGRAIRATADDSRAAELMGVDTKRVFSYTMGLAMISAAIAGLLVGTTFVFYPSTGTQYLIIAFGVVVIGGMGSLLGTLVGGIILGLAQLLGAFFFGSGYQLLSGYLVLLIILTIKPEGLLAAKTRK, encoded by the coding sequence ATGGAAATCATACAATCCGTGCTTAATGGAATATTATTAGGTGGATTATATGCGATTATCGGCATCGGGATGTCCTTGATCTTTGGCATAATGGGACTAACTAATCTGGCTCACGGTGATTTTATTATTGTAGGAACATTTATCTGTATGATCCTGGCCAGCCAGCTTGTGGGCAGTCTGTGGCTGGCCCTGGTTATAACAATATTGGTGATGACCGTAATGGGCTTTTTAATCCAAAATTTCTTAATTAACAAAGTGCTGGACAAAGGGCCTGAGCCGGCACTGCTCACAACCTTCGGGGTTTCCATTTGTTTATCGAATGCCTTGCTCCTATTCTTTGGGGCTGATGCCCGTTCCATTAACGTTTCGTTTGCAACAGCAAATATTGCCGCAACGGAGTTAATCTCAGTGCCGGCGGTTTATTCAGTTAATTTCATAGCAGCAATTTGTGTCATTGTTACACTGCATTATGTTCTAAACCATACCTATTTGGGCCGGGCAATAAGGGCTACTGCCGATGACAGCCGCGCGGCTGAGCTGATGGGTGTAGATACGAAAAGAGTATTTAGTTATACCATGGGTTTGGCAATGATTTCCGCGGCAATTGCCGGGCTATTAGTAGGGACGACCTTTGTCTTTTATCCTTCTACCGGTACGCAATATTTAATTATCGCTTTTGGCGTTGTTGTCATTGGCGGTATGGGGAGCTTGCTGGGAACCCTGGTAGGAGGTATTATATTGGGGCTTGCTCAGTTACTCGGCGCTTTCTTTTTTGGCTCCGGCTACCAATTATTGTCAGGCTATCTGGTTTTACTGATTATATTGACGATTAAACCAGAGGGGCTGCTAGCGGCAAAAACAAGAAAATAG
- a CDS encoding sigma-54 interaction domain-containing protein encodes MKNKIDSSEAILKELIARIEKQNWDISSHQELLAGLKKVLNELTEARELDFREIGDHLYDGIYITDGHGKTLYVNAAYTRITGIRPEEVVGKYVDELLTAGVYLNAVTPEVIKHKKQVNSMGESLRNGTKMLITGSPVLDAEGNVKKVVIIDREITDLLQMKSDLEASQKQIKAVEKDKIKSTLEVEHLRKLHLNKNLIGNSLETQQVIKSIQQVAGLDVTVLITGETGAGKEVVANEIYLHSARKNDPFIKVNCAAIPANLLEAELFGYARGAFTGAATTGKTGLFELADKGTIMLDEIGDMPMELQSKLLRVIQHKEITRIGGSKPVKLDVRILSATNCELKDLVKQGRFREDLYYRLNVFPIHIPPLRARNQDIETLARHFLGIYNAKYTKNTAIEPLGFEMMRQYSWPGNIRELQNIIERLVIVSDHDGTISNEQIGNLLNIHPSYMSELVVEEMGLKEIVSNIEKKTIEKALALCGSTRKAAKILKVDQSTIVKKAKRLGIVLRDEKTHQQ; translated from the coding sequence ATGAAAAACAAAATAGATAGCAGTGAAGCTATTTTAAAAGAATTAATCGCCAGGATAGAGAAACAAAACTGGGATATTTCGTCCCATCAGGAGCTTCTTGCCGGTTTGAAGAAAGTGCTCAATGAGCTCACTGAAGCCAGAGAACTCGATTTTAGAGAGATCGGGGACCATCTCTATGACGGGATTTACATTACCGATGGCCACGGGAAGACCTTGTACGTCAATGCGGCCTACACGCGAATCACTGGTATTCGTCCTGAAGAAGTTGTCGGCAAGTATGTGGACGAGCTCCTGACGGCCGGTGTTTATCTCAATGCCGTAACGCCGGAAGTGATTAAGCACAAAAAACAAGTAAACTCCATGGGCGAAAGCTTAAGGAACGGAACGAAAATGCTGATTACCGGCAGCCCGGTTCTGGATGCCGAGGGGAATGTCAAGAAAGTTGTTATTATTGACCGGGAAATAACCGACCTGCTGCAAATGAAGTCTGATCTGGAAGCCTCGCAGAAACAGATAAAAGCAGTGGAAAAAGATAAAATCAAAAGTACGCTTGAGGTTGAACATCTCAGGAAACTGCATTTAAACAAGAATCTCATTGGCAATAGTCTGGAAACGCAGCAGGTCATCAAAAGCATTCAACAGGTCGCCGGTTTGGATGTTACTGTTTTGATTACCGGGGAAACAGGGGCAGGAAAAGAGGTAGTCGCCAATGAAATCTACCTGCATAGCGCCAGGAAAAATGATCCCTTCATCAAAGTGAATTGTGCCGCTATTCCGGCCAATTTGCTGGAGGCTGAGTTGTTTGGCTACGCCAGGGGGGCCTTTACCGGTGCGGCCACGACCGGTAAAACCGGTCTGTTTGAATTGGCGGACAAAGGAACGATTATGCTTGATGAAATCGGGGATATGCCGATGGAACTGCAATCCAAATTACTCAGGGTCATTCAACACAAGGAAATAACCCGTATCGGCGGATCGAAACCGGTTAAGTTAGATGTAAGAATTCTCTCGGCGACCAATTGCGAATTGAAGGACCTGGTGAAGCAGGGCCGTTTTCGCGAAGATCTTTATTACCGGTTGAATGTATTTCCTATTCATATCCCGCCGCTGCGTGCACGGAACCAGGATATCGAGACCTTAGCCCGCCATTTTCTGGGAATCTACAACGCGAAATACACCAAGAACACAGCCATCGAGCCGCTTGGTTTTGAAATGATGCGGCAGTATTCATGGCCGGGAAATATTCGTGAATTACAAAATATCATTGAGAGACTGGTTATCGTATCTGACCACGATGGCACGATTAGTAACGAGCAAATCGGCAATTTGCTGAATATCCATCCGTCGTATATGTCTGAGCTGGTTGTGGAAGAGATGGGGCTTAAAGAAATCGTCAGCAATATTGAAAAAAAGACAATCGAAAAGGCCCTGGCGTTATGCGGGAGTACAAGAAAAGCTGCCAAAATTTTAAAGGTAGACCAATCAACCATCGTTAAGAAAGCCAAGCGGCTGGGAATCGTCCTGAGAGATGAAAAGACGCATCAACAATGA
- a CDS encoding ABC transporter ATP-binding protein: protein MNSKDMLLAVKKINVHYGDFQALHQVSLQIRAGSIVSIIGANGAGKSTLLNTILGINKPASGEIMFLGDNIHGLPTNRIVAKGLAMSPEGSSVFKKLTVKENLLMGAYLPRARKQKNKNLERVYTLFPVLRDKAGQEASYLSGGQRQMLAIARALMSEPKLLCCDEISLGLAPIIIKDIYLTIKKINEQGLTIILVDQDVRRSLTYSDFSYVMLKGQIVMAGKSSALGEEAVKEAYFGLHKADKQ from the coding sequence ATGAACAGTAAAGATATGCTATTAGCAGTAAAAAAAATTAATGTTCATTATGGTGATTTTCAAGCGTTACACCAGGTATCGCTACAAATCAGAGCAGGTTCAATTGTTTCCATTATTGGCGCTAACGGTGCCGGCAAATCAACGTTGTTAAACACAATATTAGGCATAAATAAACCTGCCAGCGGGGAAATAATGTTCCTCGGCGATAATATTCACGGCCTGCCGACAAATAGAATTGTGGCCAAGGGGCTGGCAATGTCGCCGGAAGGCAGCAGCGTTTTCAAGAAGCTGACAGTAAAGGAAAACCTGCTCATGGGAGCCTATTTACCCCGGGCCAGGAAACAGAAAAACAAAAATTTAGAAAGGGTGTATACACTTTTTCCGGTGCTTAGAGATAAAGCCGGGCAGGAGGCGTCCTATCTAAGTGGCGGACAGCGGCAAATGCTGGCAATAGCGAGGGCCCTGATGTCTGAACCTAAACTGCTTTGCTGTGATGAAATTTCTTTAGGTTTAGCCCCGATAATCATAAAAGATATCTATTTAACAATCAAAAAAATTAATGAACAAGGCCTTACCATTATTCTGGTTGACCAAGATGTCCGGCGGAGCCTAACATATTCGGACTTTAGCTATGTAATGCTAAAAGGGCAGATTGTTATGGCCGGGAAATCGTCCGCGCTTGGTGAGGAGGCAGTCAAGGAGGCCTACTTTGGCTTACATAAGGCTGATAAACAATAA
- a CDS encoding SDR family NAD(P)-dependent oxidoreductase: protein MEQVTLDKIKKLFCLEGKVAVITGGAGALGESIAAGLAVYGADIVVTGRTIATLEAAVKGVEKLGRKALAVACDVSKEADVINLVQQTVDTFGKIDILVTVAGIAKRYPAEEFPAEDFQQVMDINVKGTFLTCKHVGRVMKEQGFGKIITISSVRGFAGHPGGYAAYGPSKAAVDGLTKQLATEWAKYNITVNAIAPTIFWTPLTQQVLEDEKLKQVFLSRIPLGRAAVTEDMVGATVYLAAPASDFVTGQILYVDGGCTAG from the coding sequence ATGGAGCAAGTAACTTTGGACAAAATCAAAAAGCTGTTTTGCCTTGAAGGCAAAGTGGCAGTAATAACCGGTGGGGCCGGTGCCCTGGGAGAATCAATTGCCGCCGGGTTAGCAGTCTATGGTGCTGATATTGTTGTTACCGGCCGCACAATTGCTACTTTGGAAGCAGCGGTAAAGGGGGTTGAAAAACTCGGCCGGAAGGCATTGGCTGTGGCCTGCGATGTCAGCAAAGAAGCAGATGTAATCAACCTGGTTCAGCAGACTGTGGACACCTTCGGCAAGATTGATATCCTGGTGACGGTGGCCGGCATTGCCAAACGGTATCCGGCCGAAGAGTTTCCGGCTGAAGACTTTCAGCAGGTCATGGATATTAACGTTAAAGGCACTTTCCTCACCTGCAAGCATGTTGGCCGGGTCATGAAAGAACAGGGTTTTGGTAAAATCATTACCATATCCTCCGTGCGCGGCTTTGCCGGACATCCTGGCGGCTATGCGGCGTATGGTCCCAGTAAGGCGGCTGTTGACGGCCTGACCAAACAGCTGGCAACCGAATGGGCTAAGTACAATATTACGGTTAATGCCATTGCCCCGACCATTTTCTGGACACCGCTGACGCAGCAGGTGCTTGAAGATGAAAAACTCAAGCAGGTTTTCCTGTCCCGTATTCCCCTGGGCCGTGCCGCTGTGACCGAGGATATGGTCGGCGCAACCGTGTACTTAGCTGCACCGGCTTCCGACTTTGTAACAGGACAAATTCTTTACGTTGATGGCGGCTGCACAGCCGGCTGA
- a CDS encoding 3-oxoacid CoA-transferase subunit B, translating to MENRILIAKRVAQELEDGDVVNLGIGIPTLVANYIANDKQVILHSENGFIGLGPAGETTDPDLSNAGGQPAGILPGGATFDSAMSFVIVRGGHLDATVLGALEVDQEGNLANWMVPGKIVPGMGGAMDLVVGAKRVIVAMEHVGKGGVPKIVRKCTLPLTASQEVDLIITDLCVFQVTNPGLLLTEIAPGVTLQTVREATAADYIISPDIKEMAV from the coding sequence ATGGAAAACAGGATTTTAATTGCTAAAAGGGTGGCGCAAGAGCTTGAGGATGGCGATGTGGTGAATTTGGGTATTGGTATACCTACACTTGTTGCCAATTATATTGCCAATGATAAACAGGTGATCCTGCATTCGGAAAACGGCTTTATCGGACTGGGGCCTGCCGGCGAAACCACTGATCCTGATCTGAGCAATGCAGGCGGACAGCCGGCCGGTATTCTGCCAGGCGGCGCTACCTTTGACAGCGCGATGTCCTTTGTCATCGTTCGCGGCGGGCATCTTGACGCCACTGTGCTGGGGGCCTTGGAAGTGGACCAGGAAGGCAACCTGGCTAATTGGATGGTCCCCGGCAAGATCGTGCCAGGTATGGGTGGGGCCATGGATCTTGTTGTAGGCGCTAAACGGGTTATTGTCGCCATGGAACATGTCGGTAAAGGCGGTGTGCCTAAAATTGTAAGGAAGTGCACTCTGCCGCTTACCGCCTCGCAGGAAGTGGATTTAATCATTACTGATTTGTGTGTGTTTCAAGTGACGAACCCGGGATTGTTATTAACCGAAATAGCGCCGGGGGTTACGCTGCAGACCGTAAGGGAAGCTACTGCTGCTGACTACATTATCTCTCCTGATATCAAAGAAATGGCGGTTTAA
- a CDS encoding ABC transporter substrate-binding protein yields the protein MGKPKMDRLTTMIFIVALAAMIALAGCGKSTGSVEARKDYILIGRVNPVTGPLASFGAGTPQIEEKAIEAINKEGGIYIAEYGKKLPIKIIVADSESSPTKAAEAANKLILQDKVDILMAAHTPDTVNPVAAAAERHKIPCITVDALSDAWLSGGPYAWTYHAFWKVNTLVDVYLDMWDQLATNKKIGLIAPNDPDGIAITDTLKKKVQARGYTLVDPGRFPPNTKDYTAMINQFKQADVDIVLAMQIPPDFATAWKQMQQQGLVPKIMSAAKAILFPADVAALGDNLGENLTTEVWWSPMSGNKSSLTGQSSQELAATWTELTGKQPMATLGYKHASMEIVVDVLKRAQSLERNKIREAIKATNIDTVVGHVQYNDRNLAETFVVGGQWVKGKTWPWEMNIVNNKKMTIVPLSPAPMQYIPGSQP from the coding sequence ATGGGTAAGCCAAAAATGGATAGATTGACAACGATGATTTTTATTGTAGCATTAGCCGCGATGATTGCATTGGCCGGATGTGGAAAAAGCACCGGCTCAGTCGAGGCCCGCAAGGACTACATTTTAATCGGGCGGGTGAACCCGGTGACCGGGCCATTGGCATCCTTCGGGGCGGGAACGCCGCAGATCGAGGAAAAGGCAATTGAAGCAATTAATAAAGAAGGCGGGATTTATATTGCCGAGTATGGCAAGAAACTGCCTATTAAAATAATTGTTGCCGATTCTGAGAGCAGTCCGACCAAAGCAGCCGAAGCGGCTAATAAACTGATTCTTCAGGATAAAGTAGATATACTGATGGCTGCTCACACGCCAGATACGGTTAACCCAGTGGCTGCTGCGGCAGAACGGCACAAAATTCCGTGTATAACCGTGGATGCCTTATCAGATGCCTGGCTTTCCGGCGGGCCATATGCCTGGACCTACCATGCTTTCTGGAAAGTGAATACTCTGGTTGATGTTTATCTGGATATGTGGGATCAACTGGCTACTAATAAAAAAATTGGCCTGATTGCCCCTAACGATCCTGACGGGATTGCAATTACGGATACGCTTAAGAAAAAAGTGCAGGCCAGAGGCTATACGCTGGTAGATCCAGGCAGGTTCCCGCCCAATACCAAAGACTACACGGCAATGATTAACCAGTTCAAGCAGGCTGACGTTGACATTGTGCTGGCCATGCAGATTCCGCCTGATTTTGCGACAGCCTGGAAACAAATGCAGCAGCAAGGGTTGGTTCCCAAGATTATGTCTGCCGCCAAAGCGATTCTATTTCCAGCCGATGTTGCTGCGTTGGGTGACAACTTAGGAGAAAACCTGACAACTGAGGTTTGGTGGAGCCCGATGTCGGGCAATAAATCCTCCCTGACAGGACAAAGTTCGCAAGAGCTGGCTGCAACCTGGACCGAGCTGACAGGTAAGCAGCCGATGGCTACCCTGGGCTATAAACACGCCAGCATGGAAATAGTTGTTGACGTATTGAAACGGGCTCAATCGCTGGAAAGAAATAAAATCAGAGAAGCCATCAAAGCTACAAACATTGACACGGTTGTTGGCCATGTTCAATATAATGACCGGAATTTAGCCGAGACCTTCGTAGTTGGCGGGCAATGGGTTAAAGGTAAAACCTGGCCCTGGGAAATGAATATTGTGAACAACAAGAAAATGACAATTGTGCCATTATCGCCGGCGCCCATGCAATATATACCAGGCTCGCAGCCATAG
- a CDS encoding branched-chain amino acid ABC transporter permease produces MITIQSQFWKLKARLLIPVILLVILCSLPFLVNEYITSILVQILLYMALGQMWNLLAGYAGLVSLGQQMFVGLGGYSLAVITEIYQLPIILGIITGGVVSVILAVIISQPIFKMRGVYFSIGTWIAAEALAVYFSNWTYVRSGQGFNITASYELTTVDLYYIALVVGAGAVVLVYALLRSTLGLALMAMRDNESAAETVGIELYQTKLKCFLLAAFVTGITGAALYLSIAYVQPFAAFGIDWTVAMVFMVIIGGTGTIEGPVLGAVLYVILKQYLYDYPGISMIILGIIAIGVIFVAPKGAMGTLYERYGFEILSARRWTKDSQRKKRD; encoded by the coding sequence GTGATAACAATACAGTCGCAATTCTGGAAATTAAAGGCCAGGCTGCTTATTCCTGTTATATTACTAGTGATACTTTGCAGTTTGCCTTTTTTGGTTAACGAATATATAACGTCAATATTAGTCCAGATTTTGCTGTATATGGCGTTAGGCCAGATGTGGAATCTGCTTGCCGGTTATGCCGGGCTGGTTTCACTCGGACAACAAATGTTTGTTGGCTTAGGCGGGTATTCCTTAGCCGTAATTACGGAGATTTACCAGCTGCCAATAATTTTGGGCATAATTACCGGCGGGGTGGTTTCCGTAATCTTGGCGGTAATTATTTCTCAACCAATATTTAAAATGCGCGGTGTTTATTTTTCCATTGGTACGTGGATAGCGGCCGAAGCCTTGGCCGTATATTTTAGCAATTGGACGTATGTTAGGTCTGGTCAGGGTTTTAATATAACTGCCAGTTATGAGCTGACGACTGTTGATTTGTATTATATCGCTTTGGTCGTTGGTGCCGGGGCTGTTGTTTTAGTATATGCCTTGCTCCGCTCCACACTGGGGCTGGCGCTGATGGCCATGCGTGATAATGAGTCGGCGGCGGAGACGGTAGGCATAGAGCTATATCAGACAAAACTAAAGTGTTTTTTGCTAGCCGCTTTTGTTACCGGTATAACAGGCGCTGCCTTATATTTGTCTATTGCTTATGTTCAGCCGTTTGCTGCTTTTGGGATTGATTGGACGGTAGCTATGGTTTTTATGGTTATCATCGGTGGAACCGGTACAATAGAAGGGCCGGTGCTGGGCGCTGTATTATATGTGATATTGAAACAATATCTCTACGATTATCCTGGCATCAGCATGATTATTCTGGGGATAATTGCTATTGGTGTTATTTTTGTTGCGCCCAAAGGCGCGATGGGAACACTTTATGAGCGCTACGGTTTTGAAATATTGTCTGCGCGCAGATGGACCAAAGATTCTCAACGCAAAAAGCGGGATTAA
- a CDS encoding cyclase family protein: protein MGKKVLVDLTHPFHADIPVWPYFAKPKIDTMHSLAKSGVLTQKIDVVMHCGTHADAPRHVMEYEFDGKRARYTHELPLDAYYGEAVCLDIRVDRWGLITAKHLDDALARAGVTHAEVKGMVLVLRTGMHLKFDDTKEYYHYSCGCGREAGQWFDKYQPKCVAMDMQALDHPLHTTMGKNGPPAMNLIGDSGKPITEEFIEQFGIEAYAEFEKDVFIKTFGKDKYMEAYGKLENHGLAGTWEPCHKYMMGNGIVGVENIGGDLEKVVGKRFKFMAFPIRWWLGDGAMVRCVAEIDEDDLNPVPDRVYNYGGF from the coding sequence ATGGGAAAAAAGGTATTAGTAGATTTAACGCATCCATTCCATGCTGACATACCCGTATGGCCGTATTTTGCCAAACCTAAAATTGACACTATGCATAGCCTGGCCAAAAGCGGCGTATTAACACAAAAAATAGATGTTGTTATGCATTGCGGAACCCATGCCGATGCCCCCCGCCATGTTATGGAATACGAGTTTGACGGTAAACGCGCCCGTTACACGCATGAGCTGCCACTGGATGCTTATTATGGCGAGGCAGTTTGCCTCGATATACGTGTCGACCGCTGGGGCCTGATTACAGCCAAACATCTTGACGATGCTTTGGCCCGGGCCGGAGTAACCCATGCGGAAGTAAAGGGCATGGTACTTGTTTTAAGAACAGGCATGCATCTGAAATTTGACGACACTAAGGAATATTATCATTATTCCTGCGGCTGCGGCAGAGAAGCGGGACAATGGTTTGATAAATATCAACCCAAATGTGTGGCTATGGATATGCAAGCCCTTGACCACCCGCTGCATACAACAATGGGTAAGAATGGTCCGCCGGCAATGAATCTTATTGGTGATTCAGGCAAACCGATTACCGAAGAATTTATTGAGCAATTTGGCATTGAGGCTTATGCAGAGTTCGAAAAGGATGTATTTATTAAAACCTTTGGCAAAGACAAATATATGGAAGCATATGGTAAGCTGGAAAATCATGGTCTGGCGGGAACCTGGGAGCCTTGCCACAAATATATGATGGGTAACGGCATTGTCGGTGTCGAAAACATCGGTGGCGATCTGGAAAAAGTGGTAGGCAAACGGTTTAAATTCATGGCCTTCCCGATTCGCTGGTGGCTGGGCGATGGCGCTATGGTCCGCTGTGTTGCGGAAATAGATGAAGATGATCTAAATCCGGTACCCGACAGAGTATACAATTATGGTGGCTTTTAA